The sequence CCTCGTGCGATACCGCTTCTAGCTTGAGTTTTAACGTTTGCGTGGCTGGGTGAGACCCTGGTTGATCATGAGTGAAGCCCTTGGTCGATCATTCCTCTTGCGACAGATGGAAGATCGAACCAAAGGCTTCAGTTGATCAGTGTGCACCATGCTGGGGACGTCGATGCGGCCGGGGAGCTGTCGGCGTTGCGGCAGGAGTTCTACCGTTGTCTGCCCCGGCGGGCGGACGCGTTGTTCGAGCTGACCGACGCGGTGTTGTGCGTGGACGGCCCGGTCCGCTCGGTCGCGGAGTTGTCACTGACCGGTGAGCATCGCCGCGGGCATGGCAGCGGTTATGCCGCGCTGGCCCAGGGCCGGGTCGACTTCCACCGGTTACGCACCGCCCTGACCACGGTGTCGCTGCCTCGTGCCGCGGACGGGCGGCTGGTGCTGGCGGTGGACGTCACCTGCTGGCTGCGCCCGGAAGCACACACGAGCCCGCAACGGATCCTGTGTCACACCTATGGCCGGGGCAAGGACCAGCACATCATGGTGCCGGGCTGGCCCTACTCGATCGTCGCCGCTCTGGAGAGCGGGCGGCACTCGTGGACCGCGCCGCTGGACGCGGTCCGACTCGCGCCCGGAGACGACACCGCGAGCGTGACCGCCCGCCAGATCCGCGACGTCGTGGACCGGCTGATCACCGCCGGACACTGGTCACCAGGGGATCCGGAAATCCTGCTCGTGGCCGACGCCGGCTACGACGGACCCCGGCTCGCGCACGTGCTGGCCGATCTCCCGGTCGTCGTGCTGGTGCGGATGCGGTCGGACCGGGTGCTGCGCCGTCCCGCGCCGCCGTTGCGGCCCGGCCCCAGCCCCGGCCGCCCCGCCCGCCACGGCGCCGAGTTCGCCTTCGGCGACCCGGCCACCTGGGGCGAGCCGGATATCACCATCGAGACCACGACCCGGCTCTACGGCCCAGC is a genomic window of Amycolatopsis lexingtonensis containing:
- a CDS encoding NF041680 family putative transposase, which produces MHHAGDVDAAGELSALRQEFYRCLPRRADALFELTDAVLCVDGPVRSVAELSLTGEHRRGHGSGYAALAQGRVDFHRLRTALTTVSLPRAADGRLVLAVDVTCWLRPEAHTSPQRILCHTYGRGKDQHIMVPGWPYSIVAALESGRHSWTAPLDAVRLAPGDDTASVTARQIRDVVDRLITAGHWSPGDPEILLVADAGYDGPRLAHVLADLPVVVLVRMRSDRVLRRPAPPLRPGPSPGRPARHGAEFAFGDPATWGEPDITIETTTRLYGPALIRAWDRLHPKLTSRTAWTGHTGDLPILDGTVILLQVQRLPSGAIPKPVWLWHSRTGLEVAEVDLAWQAFLRRFDIEHTFRMLKQTLGWTTPKLRSADAADRWTWLLLIAYTQLRLARDLTEDLRRPWEKPRPAQRLSPARIRRGFRNLRPQLACPARVPKPSRPGPGRPAGLPNQQPATRHDVHTVTGTNKQKPKHGKKTKSSNPRPRQTG